A window of the Desulfobacula toluolica Tol2 genome harbors these coding sequences:
- the hslU gene encoding ATP-dependent protease ATPase subunit HslU produces the protein MKDLKPRQIVTELDKYIIGQKDAKKSVAIALRNRWRRRQLDKDLQEEIAPKNIILIGPTGVGKTEIARRLANLANSPFYKVEASKFTEVGYVGRDVESMIRDIVELTVNNLRARQQEAVQEKAAGIAEERILDILLPPSSQTGASISNDLDIIATDQGEEDPKPTASTREKLRKMLRSGKLDSRQVDLEVADKSSPMVEIFSNTGIEEMGINVKDMLGNLMPKNTKRRKVKIKDAIKLLTQEEAAHLVDMDQVKTEAVNMVEQSGIIFIDEIDKIAGKEKSQGPEVSKEGVQRDLLPIVEGSSVPTKYGTVKTDHILFIASGAFHVSKPSDLIPELQGRFPIRVELTSLGAHEFTRILTEPKNALILQYIALLRTEGIEIEFTNDAIEKIASIAEEVNSSTENIGARRLHTIMEKLLEDILFAAPDIEEKNIVIDASFVKKQLTDIVENEDLTRYIL, from the coding sequence ATGAAAGATTTAAAACCAAGACAGATTGTTACTGAGCTGGATAAATATATTATTGGTCAGAAAGATGCCAAAAAATCCGTTGCAATTGCCCTTAGAAACAGATGGAGAAGGCGACAGCTGGACAAAGATCTTCAAGAAGAGATTGCTCCCAAAAATATTATATTGATCGGTCCCACAGGCGTGGGAAAAACAGAGATTGCCCGCAGACTGGCCAATTTAGCCAATTCGCCTTTTTATAAGGTGGAAGCCTCAAAATTTACCGAGGTGGGATATGTGGGCAGGGATGTTGAATCCATGATCCGGGATATTGTTGAGCTGACGGTAAATAATTTAAGAGCCAGGCAGCAGGAAGCAGTACAGGAAAAAGCAGCCGGGATAGCCGAAGAAAGAATTCTGGATATTTTGCTGCCTCCGTCCTCACAAACTGGTGCAAGCATATCAAATGATCTGGATATTATTGCAACCGATCAGGGTGAAGAAGATCCTAAACCCACGGCATCTACCCGGGAAAAGCTAAGAAAAATGTTGAGATCCGGGAAGCTGGATTCAAGACAGGTTGATCTTGAGGTGGCTGACAAATCTTCTCCAATGGTTGAAATTTTTTCCAATACCGGAATCGAGGAGATGGGCATTAATGTCAAAGATATGCTGGGAAACCTGATGCCCAAGAATACCAAGCGCCGCAAGGTCAAAATTAAAGATGCCATCAAGCTTTTGACCCAGGAAGAGGCAGCTCATCTTGTTGATATGGATCAGGTTAAAACAGAAGCCGTCAACATGGTTGAGCAGTCCGGGATTATTTTTATTGATGAAATCGATAAGATTGCCGGTAAAGAAAAAAGTCAGGGGCCTGAAGTTTCTAAAGAAGGGGTTCAAAGAGATTTGCTGCCCATTGTTGAGGGAAGTTCAGTGCCCACAAAGTACGGAACTGTTAAAACAGATCATATTCTGTTTATTGCTTCCGGCGCATTCCATGTGTCAAAACCGTCAGACCTGATCCCTGAACTTCAGGGAAGGTTTCCCATAAGAGTTGAACTTACCTCTTTGGGTGCCCATGAATTTACAAGGATTTTAACTGAGCCGAAAAATGCATTGATACTTCAATATATTGCCTTGTTGAGAACAGAAGGCATAGAGATTGAGTTTACCAATGATGCTATTGAAAAAATTGCTTCGATTGCAGAGGAGGTGAATTCATCAACCGAAAATATAGGTGCCCGAAGGCTTCATACCATCATGGAAAAACTTTTGGAAGATATCCTTTTTGCAGCACCGGATATTGAAGAAAAAAATATTGTCATTGATGCCTCTTTTGTGAAAAAGCAATTGACGGATATTGTTGAAAATGAAGATTTGACAAGGTATATCCTATGA
- the hslV gene encoding ATP-dependent protease subunit HslV, translating to MNKEVFHGTTILALRHKNCVVVAGDGQVTLGNIVTKHKARKVRRIYNDKIITGFAGATADALTLSEKLEKKLERYNGSLTRACVELARDWRTDKYLRRLEAMMIAADTENTYLLSGNGDVIEPDDGVISIGSGSTAAQSAAVALLENTDLAPRKIVEKAMKIAADLCIYTNHHITVEEL from the coding sequence ATGAATAAAGAGGTATTTCACGGTACAACAATTCTTGCTTTACGGCATAAAAATTGTGTTGTTGTAGCAGGAGACGGCCAGGTGACATTGGGTAACATCGTTACAAAGCACAAGGCCCGAAAGGTCAGAAGAATTTATAATGACAAAATTATTACCGGTTTTGCCGGGGCCACAGCAGACGCTTTGACCTTGTCTGAAAAGCTTGAAAAAAAGCTGGAACGGTATAATGGCAGCTTGACACGGGCCTGTGTTGAGCTTGCACGGGACTGGAGAACTGATAAGTATTTAAGACGTCTTGAAGCCATGATGATTGCAGCAGATACGGAGAACACCTATCTTTTGTCCGGCAACGGGGACGTGATTGAACCCGATGACGGGGTTATCAGTATTGGTTCCGGAAGTACGGCTGCACAGTCTGCCGCAGTTGCCCTGCTTGAAAATACCGATCTTGCACCAAGGAAAATTGTAGAAAAAGCCATGAAAATAGCAGCAGATTTGTGTATTTATACAAATCATCATATCACTGTGGAAGAACTTTAA
- the xerA gene encoding site-specific tyrosine recombinase/integron integrase, with protein MILDRFVDTLLAEKGYSVHTCRAYRSDISGFIQFVTDNKPFDQNFDQIPNHNPDQGTDEVNRQESFLRQVTTLDKTAIRNYLAHLVKSGKTKRTIARKLSSLKAFFDYLVTSGLILVNPADMIPFPKLEKPIPRFLSIDDVFYLLDSMKKETWLDKRNFAMFETFYSTGMRVSEMEGLNIENIDFKRQMIRVFGKGSKERVVPVGKRALAAIKEYRVLLKEKFIPVFVNKNFTRLSSRSIHRILDKVVKQCQLNVPVSPHTLRHSFATHMLDCGADLRGIQEILGHASLSTTQIYTHVSMDRLMQVYDKAHPRS; from the coding sequence ATGATTCTTGACAGGTTCGTTGATACGCTCCTGGCTGAAAAAGGTTATTCTGTCCATACTTGCCGTGCATATCGCTCTGATATTTCAGGATTTATTCAATTTGTTACAGACAATAAGCCTTTTGATCAAAATTTTGATCAGATTCCTAACCATAATCCTGACCAGGGGACTGATGAAGTCAACCGGCAGGAATCTTTTTTGCGGCAAGTTACCACCCTTGATAAAACCGCCATCAGAAATTATCTTGCCCATCTTGTAAAATCAGGAAAAACCAAGCGGACCATTGCAAGAAAATTATCGTCGCTGAAAGCTTTTTTTGATTATCTGGTCACATCAGGTCTGATCCTGGTTAATCCTGCAGATATGATACCCTTTCCAAAGCTTGAAAAACCCATCCCCAGGTTTTTAAGCATTGATGATGTGTTCTATCTTCTGGATTCCATGAAAAAAGAGACCTGGTTGGATAAACGAAATTTTGCCATGTTTGAAACATTTTATTCTACAGGCATGCGGGTTTCGGAAATGGAAGGCCTGAATATTGAGAATATTGACTTTAAACGTCAAATGATTAGAGTCTTTGGGAAAGGTTCCAAAGAAAGGGTCGTGCCGGTGGGTAAAAGGGCTTTGGCTGCTATAAAAGAGTACAGAGTGTTATTAAAGGAGAAGTTCATTCCGGTTTTTGTGAATAAAAATTTTACACGGTTAAGTTCTCGGTCCATCCATCGTATTCTGGATAAAGTTGTAAAACAGTGCCAGTTGAATGTTCCTGTTTCTCCACATACATTGCGGCATTCCTTTGCAACTCACATGCTGGATTGTGGTGCTGATTTAAGGGGAATTCAGGAGATTTTGGGGCATGCAAGCCTTTCAACAACCCAGATTTATACTCATGTGAGCATGGACAGATTAATGCAGGTCTATGATAAGGCCCATCCCAGAAGTTAA
- a CDS encoding uracil-DNA glycosylase, with protein sequence MDTDIQNDPGSIKMDFVRVINDFSQYLSCQKQMGNTVLGISKESENLICNWGNKSGVREQVKQLLLFEGPENASVFIIDSERYFFKGQSGELFVKILNAMNLSPGSVFICNAENIKFVHQKIKIISPKVIITLGTKAGQFLLNTKHPIEQFRGKFHEIDGIKVMPTFHPSLLLKHSEFKRQVWEDMKLVMEYAGLKHDS encoded by the coding sequence ATGGATACAGATATTCAAAATGATCCTGGTTCAATCAAGATGGATTTTGTCCGGGTGATAAATGATTTTTCTCAATACCTTTCTTGTCAAAAACAGATGGGCAATACAGTTCTGGGAATTTCAAAAGAATCTGAAAACCTGATCTGCAACTGGGGAAATAAATCCGGTGTACGGGAACAGGTCAAACAACTTTTGTTGTTTGAAGGCCCTGAAAATGCATCTGTTTTTATCATAGACAGTGAAAGATATTTTTTTAAAGGCCAAAGTGGTGAGTTGTTTGTTAAAATCCTTAATGCCATGAACTTGTCTCCTGGTTCAGTGTTCATATGCAATGCAGAGAATATAAAATTTGTGCATCAAAAGATAAAGATCATTTCTCCCAAAGTTATCATTACACTTGGCACAAAGGCCGGGCAGTTCCTGTTGAACACGAAACATCCCATAGAACAATTTCGGGGGAAATTTCATGAGATTGATGGCATTAAGGTTATGCCGACATTTCATCCTTCACTGCTTTTAAAGCATTCTGAATTCAAACGCCAGGTATGGGAGGATATGAAACTTGTAATGGAATATGCAGGATTGAAACATGATTCTTGA
- a CDS encoding DEAD/DEAH box helicase — protein sequence MKKRFYSSKRPYKNSTERPETKHMKPGSEKSLRHVFKKIGIPEESRFIPDPFQVQAIAAIKKSDCLVTAPTGAGKTWIAEQVAQTVLQKKGKVWYATPLKALTNSIHARFSMLFGKENVGILTGDIKENPDAPIVIGTTEILRNQLYDAMHTGEDLTCDLIILDEAHFLGDEQRGVVWEEIMIYLPVRIPLLLLSATIGNPFQIAQWLESIRGKKCHVIKNNDRPVPLFPLFLHPSGTLFPLMTSPVPGQKQKLHKKVFKFNSTKNKPVMAYGRNLPPFGDILNILDRYHLLPAIFFLKSRAECDQAIKLCDSTLLDKDPKRKAALLDKINELVSGNAHLANHNHRQYLEQTATAAHHSGHLPAWKVVVETLMAEGLLDAMFATSTVAAGVNFPARSVVVLNSDRFNGVEFMPLNPSEFQQMSGRAGRRGMDNIGFCIVLPGKFMDLNYVAKLLSSPSTDIESQITINFSMVLNLLLSHTPDQIKMLLEKSFASHSILSGKKRGKKARKKFGTGLELLWLDFLDHMDFLADEKFVTDNGTLTEDGLWASKLRIDAPLMVAQSIRENLLPQNDPALLASIIGSFVNEKEFSDDPLYNQALPKRLKEAFLDIRQELKPFALKLLKKGFDAPNLFIQPSLMLYLWAHDKPWEELITQSDFAEGDFARLVLRTSENLRQISKLKETFPQIAKTAREATDLILKEPVVTFYS from the coding sequence ATGAAAAAAAGATTTTATTCTTCGAAAAGGCCCTATAAAAATTCGACCGAACGACCTGAGACAAAACATATGAAACCAGGATCTGAAAAGTCCTTAAGACATGTGTTTAAAAAAATCGGGATACCGGAAGAAAGCAGATTCATACCAGACCCGTTTCAGGTTCAAGCCATTGCCGCCATAAAAAAATCCGATTGCCTGGTCACAGCCCCCACGGGCGCAGGAAAAACCTGGATTGCCGAGCAGGTGGCGCAAACTGTTTTGCAAAAAAAAGGCAAGGTCTGGTATGCCACTCCTTTAAAGGCATTGACCAATTCCATCCATGCACGGTTTTCAATGCTTTTTGGCAAAGAAAATGTCGGGATTCTCACGGGTGATATAAAAGAAAACCCTGATGCCCCCATTGTTATCGGCACAACGGAAATATTAAGAAATCAGCTTTATGATGCCATGCATACTGGTGAAGATTTAACCTGCGATCTGATTATCCTGGATGAAGCCCATTTTCTTGGAGATGAACAACGAGGTGTTGTCTGGGAAGAAATCATGATCTATCTGCCGGTTCGAATTCCTTTACTGCTGCTTTCGGCAACCATTGGCAATCCGTTTCAAATTGCACAATGGCTGGAATCCATCAGGGGTAAAAAATGTCATGTCATCAAAAACAATGACAGGCCTGTTCCTCTTTTTCCTCTTTTTTTGCACCCTTCCGGGACCCTTTTTCCATTGATGACATCCCCGGTTCCTGGGCAAAAACAAAAACTTCATAAAAAAGTATTTAAATTTAACAGCACTAAAAACAAGCCCGTTATGGCATATGGCAGAAATCTGCCCCCGTTTGGAGATATCCTGAACATTCTGGATAGATATCATTTGTTGCCGGCCATATTTTTTTTAAAATCAAGGGCTGAATGTGATCAGGCCATAAAACTTTGTGATTCAACATTATTAGACAAAGATCCGAAACGCAAAGCTGCATTGCTTGACAAGATCAATGAACTTGTATCCGGCAATGCTCACCTGGCAAACCACAATCACCGGCAATACCTTGAACAAACCGCCACGGCAGCCCACCACAGCGGTCATCTTCCCGCATGGAAGGTGGTGGTTGAAACCCTTATGGCAGAAGGACTGCTGGACGCCATGTTTGCAACCTCCACTGTGGCGGCCGGTGTCAATTTCCCGGCACGGTCTGTTGTGGTTCTTAATTCCGACCGGTTTAACGGGGTTGAATTCATGCCGTTAAACCCCAGCGAATTCCAGCAAATGTCCGGCAGGGCCGGAAGGCGCGGAATGGATAATATCGGGTTTTGTATTGTATTGCCCGGCAAATTCATGGACTTAAATTATGTCGCAAAATTACTCAGTTCTCCCTCTACAGACATAGAAAGCCAGATCACCATCAATTTTTCCATGGTGTTAAACCTGTTGCTATCCCATACACCGGATCAGATAAAAATGCTGCTTGAAAAATCCTTTGCCTCTCATTCAATCCTATCTGGGAAAAAAAGAGGAAAAAAAGCAAGAAAAAAATTTGGTACGGGTCTTGAACTTCTCTGGCTTGATTTTTTGGATCACATGGACTTTCTGGCCGACGAAAAATTTGTCACAGACAACGGAACCCTCACCGAGGATGGTCTTTGGGCATCAAAACTAAGGATTGATGCACCGCTTATGGTGGCCCAGAGTATCAGGGAAAATCTTTTACCCCAGAATGATCCTGCTTTATTGGCATCCATCATCGGCTCCTTTGTCAATGAAAAAGAATTCAGCGATGATCCGTTATACAACCAGGCCCTGCCCAAACGCCTGAAAGAAGCCTTTCTGGATATAAGACAAGAATTAAAACCCTTTGCCCTTAAATTGCTGAAAAAAGGGTTTGACGCCCCCAACCTTTTTATTCAGCCCAGCCTGATGCTCTATCTTTGGGCACATGACAAACCATGGGAAGAATTGATAACCCAGTCTGATTTTGCAGAAGGCGATTTTGCACGATTGGTTTTAAGAACCAGTGAAAACTTAAGACAGATATCCAAACTGAAAGAAACTTTTCCTCAGATTGCCAAAACGGCAAGAGAAGCGACAGACCTTATATTAAAAGAACCAGTGGTGACATTTTACAGTTAA
- the ettA gene encoding energy-dependent translational throttle protein EttA: protein MAEDTKKVIYSMINVSKFHGQKQVLKDISLSYFYGAKIGVLGLNGSGKSSLLKILAGVDTQFSGETILSKGFKVGYLEQEPLVDSEKTVREIVEQGVKETVDLLNEYEKISEEFANPMPDDEMDKLLEKQGKIQEKLDHMDAWDLDSKLKMAMDALRCPPEDTPVNVISGGEKRRVALCRLLLQKPDILLLDEPTNHLDAESVAWLEEHLNRYEGTVIAVTHDRYFLDNVAGWILELDRGEGIPWKGNYSSWLDQKQKRLATEQKSESKRQQTLQRELEWINMSPKGKRSKSKARINAYEDLLKKDTKEQEHDLEIFIPPGPRLGEKVIVAKDVSKAFKNKLLVENMNFIIPPGGIVGVVGPNGAGKTTLFNMITKKETPDTGTIELGQSVKLAYVDQERDTLDPERTIFEVISDGNEKMFIGGREINARAYVSKFNFSGSDQQKKVKNISGGERNRVHLATMLKLEANLLLLDEPTNDLDVNTLRALEEALESFAGCAVVISHDRWFLDRVATHILAFEGDSQTLFFEGSYSDYEKDRKKRLGIKADQPTRIKYRQLTR, encoded by the coding sequence ATGGCGGAAGACACAAAAAAAGTAATTTATTCAATGATCAATGTAAGCAAATTTCATGGTCAAAAACAGGTACTCAAGGATATTTCCCTGTCCTATTTTTACGGGGCTAAAATCGGTGTCCTTGGATTAAACGGTTCGGGTAAAAGTTCATTATTAAAAATTCTGGCAGGGGTTGATACGCAATTTTCCGGCGAGACCATTTTGTCCAAAGGATTCAAGGTCGGCTATCTGGAACAAGAACCCCTGGTTGACAGCGAAAAAACCGTCAGAGAGATTGTTGAACAAGGCGTTAAAGAGACTGTTGACCTGTTAAATGAATATGAAAAAATTTCAGAAGAATTTGCCAATCCCATGCCTGATGATGAAATGGACAAGCTTCTTGAAAAACAGGGCAAAATCCAGGAAAAGCTGGATCATATGGATGCATGGGACCTGGATTCCAAACTGAAAATGGCCATGGATGCTTTGCGGTGTCCTCCCGAAGATACGCCGGTCAATGTAATTTCAGGTGGTGAAAAAAGGCGGGTAGCCCTTTGCAGGCTGTTATTGCAGAAACCCGACATACTCTTGCTGGATGAGCCAACCAACCATCTGGATGCCGAGTCGGTTGCATGGCTTGAAGAACATTTAAACCGTTATGAAGGAACCGTTATTGCCGTCACCCATGACCGGTATTTTTTAGATAACGTGGCCGGATGGATTCTTGAACTGGACCGTGGAGAAGGAATCCCCTGGAAAGGCAACTACTCTTCATGGCTGGATCAAAAACAAAAACGACTGGCCACTGAACAAAAATCAGAATCCAAACGCCAACAGACCCTTCAACGGGAGCTTGAGTGGATCAATATGTCACCCAAGGGCAAACGCTCCAAATCAAAGGCCAGGATAAATGCCTATGAAGACCTTTTGAAAAAAGACACCAAAGAGCAGGAACACGATTTGGAAATATTTATTCCACCCGGACCACGGCTTGGAGAAAAAGTCATTGTTGCAAAAGATGTTTCCAAAGCTTTTAAAAACAAACTGCTGGTGGAAAACATGAATTTTATCATACCTCCTGGAGGCATTGTTGGTGTTGTAGGGCCCAATGGGGCCGGTAAAACAACGCTCTTTAACATGATCACAAAAAAAGAGACACCTGACACAGGAACAATTGAGCTGGGTCAGAGTGTAAAATTAGCATATGTAGATCAGGAAAGAGACACCCTTGATCCTGAACGAACAATCTTTGAGGTGATTTCGGATGGAAATGAAAAAATGTTTATTGGCGGCAGGGAAATCAACGCAAGGGCTTATGTGTCAAAATTTAATTTTTCCGGATCAGACCAGCAAAAAAAAGTAAAAAATATCTCAGGAGGAGAAAGAAACCGTGTCCACCTGGCCACCATGCTGAAACTGGAAGCCAACCTTTTATTATTGGATGAGCCTACCAACGACCTGGATGTCAACACGCTTCGGGCATTGGAAGAAGCTTTGGAAAGCTTTGCCGGATGTGCCGTTGTTATAAGCCATGACAGATGGTTTTTAGACAGGGTTGCCACACATATTCTGGCTTTTGAAGGCGACAGCCAGACACTGTTTTTTGAAGGGTCTTATTCTGATTATGAAAAAGACAGAAAAAAACGGCTGGGCATAAAAGCGGATCAGCCAACCAGGATAAAATACCGGCAACTGACCCGATAA